The following proteins come from a genomic window of Macadamia integrifolia cultivar HAES 741 chromosome 14, SCU_Mint_v3, whole genome shotgun sequence:
- the LOC122060719 gene encoding UPF0496 protein At1g20180-like produces the protein FDSSSDGKELKAAHRSFNVNKEYLSAFRTESYADFFSKAQLVVNEPSSPSFCYSNTCGILLEPEQETIATLLESAIFSKKPKLKSLLQKYFDISAEASRICSYLLASISQIQSHNQFLQQALDREGDYSPEQFKLVISVLNSFILLGNPFSNQKQHDFKPIHDRYSSMLHQLRSMRKKVTRKMKLIKYAKQASGVGVIAGCGVVTVTAVILATHILPVLVMGPAIFSLPLTSLKNKLFNLGFLRSRFLSKECEQLDVAAKGTYILNRDFDTMSRLVERLHDEIEHNKEMIQFCLDRREDRFPLQEVLQELRKSNIGFQKQVEELEQQLYLCLFTINRARVLVMNEIVSSSDVSLA, from the coding sequence TTTGATTCTTCTTCGGATGGTAAGGAATTGAAAGCTGCCCACAGAAGCTTCAATGTCAATAAGGAATACCTCAGTGCATTCAGAACCGAATCATATGCTGATTTCTTCTCAAAAGCTCAATTGGTTGTAAATGAGCCatcttctccatctttctgCTACAGCAACACCTGTGGAATTCTTCTAGAGCCTGAACAGGAAACCATAGCCACATTGCTTGAATCAgcaattttttcaaagaaaccCAAGCTCAAAAGCCTCTTACAAAAGTATTTTGACATCAGTGCAGAAGCTTCAAGAATTTGCAGCTACCTCTTAGCAAGCATCAGTCAAATCCAGTCTCACAACCAATTTCTTCAACAGGCACTTGATAGGGAAGGAGATTATTCCCCGGAGCAATTCAAACTTGTCATTTCAGTATTAAATTCATTTATTCTACTCGGAAATCCATTTTCTAATCAGAAACAGCATGATTTCAAGCCAATACATGATCGGTACTCATCAATGTTACACCAACTGAGATCAATGAGAAAGAAGGTGACTAGGAAGATGAAGCTCATAAAATATGCCAAGCAGGCATCTGGTGTTGGTGTAATAGCAGGTTGTGGGGTGGTCACAGTCACTGCTGTTATTCTGGCAACACATATCTTACCGGTTCTAGTCATGGGACCTGCAATTTTCAGTCTCCCGTTAACAAGTTTGAAGAACAAGCTTTTCAATTTGGGATTTCTAAGAAGCAGATTTCTCAGCAAAGAGTGCGAGCAACTTGATGTAGCAGCGAAGGGAACTTATATTTTGAACAGGGATTTTGATACAATGAGCCGACTGGTTGAGCGTCTTCATGATGAGATTGAACACAACAAAGAAATGATACAATTCTGTCTAGACAGGAGGGAAGATAGGTTTCCTTTGCAAGAAGTACTGCAAGAGCTCAGAAAGAGCAATATCGGCTTTCAGAAGCAAGTAGAAGAGCTTGAACAACAATTATATTTGTGTCTTTTCACCATTAATAGAGCTAGAGTTTTGGTGATGAACGAAATTGTATCATCCTCTGATGTGAGCTTGGCATGA
- the LOC122060720 gene encoding monooxygenase 3-like, with amino-acid sequence MLIYVYIRIEPLHPYLYKQTKRRTRLAERRSQETSISHFVCACNLGPPFFICFVLLSPLAFPFVYFLSSPFLLVSFSISFCITPRGEVVIVGAGIAGLATALALKRVGVRALVLEKSPELRATGAAISILSNGWLVLHHLGVAHKLTSTSPPTSKGFVTKVANGAIQEVSYSGVQLIQGKKYEHRIVHRKVLLESLAEELPPGTIRFSSKLISIHTHITHEGFSIATLQLGDGTIIKSKVNMMKTQSLRGSNSHIFLNLCEIERIICTMAKAHDR; translated from the exons ATGCTTATTTATGTTTATATCAGAATCGAACCGTTACACCCATACCTTTATAAGCAAACTAAGAGGAGAACGAGACTGGCCGAGAGGCGCTCGCAGGAAACTTCAATATCCCATTTCGTGTGCGCCTGCAACCTGGGGCCtcccttttttatttgcttcgttcttctttctccccttgcttttccttttgtttattttctttcgtCTCCTTTCCTCCTTGTCTCTTTCTCTATTTCCTTCTGTATAACGCCAAGGGGGGAGGTAGTAATCGTTGGGGCGGGGATCGCAGGCCTTGCAACGGCCTTGGCTCTAAAGAGGGTAGGTGTTCGAGCCCTGGTGCTGGAGAAGTCGCCAGAGCTCCGCGCCACTGGTGCAGCCATCAGCATCTTATCCAATGGATGGCTTGTTCTCCATCATCTTGGTGTTGCTCACAAGCTCACCTCCACCTCTCCTCCAACATCGaa GGGATTCGTCACCAAGGTCGCTAATGGAGCTATTCAAGAAGTTTCTTATTCTGGGGTTCAATTGATTCAAGG GAAGAAATATGAACATAGAATTGTCCACAGGAAAGTCCTGTTGGAGTCGCTAGCAGAAGAGTTACCCCCTGGAACCATCCGTTTCTCCTCAAAGCTCATCTCCATCCATACCCACATAACACATGAAGGCTTTTCCATTGCCACTCTGCAACTAGGTGATGGAACTATCATCAAATCCAAGGTAAATATGATGAAGACTCAGAGCCTAAGAGGTTCAAATTCTCATATTTTTCTTAACTTGTGTGAAATTGAAAGAATCATTTGTACTATGGCCAAGGCCCATGATAGATGA
- the LOC122061823 gene encoding monooxygenase 2-like produces the protein MEISEDVVIVGAGIAGLATALALKRVGVRSLVLEKSPELRATGAAISLLSNGWIALNHLGVAHKLTSTSPPTSKGFVTNVANGATQEVSYTGVQQIQGNKNEHRMVHRKALLEALAEELPPGTIRFSSKLISIHTHITHEGFSIATLQLDDGTIIKAKVLVGCDGLHSVVAQWLGLKAPVHCGRVAVRGLAVFPQGHGFKQEFQQFVKPGVKAAFVPINDKDLYWYMNYHSSSTGEEFGGDPKLILREVKENLAKDFPPTFLEVVWHADLSSIHWAPLMYRQPWDVIWGHLSKGNVTVAGDAMHPMTPGLGQGGGSALEDAVVLGRHIGNSFLQNGRRIMPAEVDRTIKGYVKERRWRASGLITASYLAGWAQHVKSGWLTKLIRDIIFYKLLYSFIFGSTYFDCGELPRVPSKVE, from the exons ATGGAAATCAGCGAGGATGTAGTAATCGTAGGGGCGGGGATCGCAGGACTTGCAACGGCCTTGGCTCTAAAGAGGGTCGGTGTTCGATCCTTGGTGCTAGAGAAGTCGCCGGAGCTCCGAGCTACTGGTGCAGCCATCAGCCTCTTATCCAATGGATGGATTGCTCTGAATCATCTTGGTGTAGCTCACAAGCTCACCTCTACCTCTCCTCCTACATCAAa GGGATTTGTCACCAATGTTGCTAATGGAGCCACCCAAGAAGTTTCTTATACTGGGGTTCAACAGATTCAAGG GAACAAAAATGAACATAGAATGGTCCACAGGAAAGCCCTGTTGGAGGCTCTAGCAGAAGAGTTACCCCCTGGGACCATCCGTTTCTCCTCAAAGCTCATCTCCATCCATACCCACATAACACATGAGGGCTTTTCCATTGCCACCCTCCAACTAGATGATGGAACTATCATCAAAGCCAAG GTCTTGGTAGGTTGTGATGGATTGCATTCAGTGGTGGCGCAGTGGTTGGGACTCAAGGCTCCAGTGCATTGTGGCCGGGTAGCAGTGCGTGGCTTGGCTGTGTTTCCCCAGGGCCATGGATTTAAACAGGAATTCCAACAGTTCGTAAAACCTGGTGTAAAAGCTGCTTTTGTTCCCATAAATGATAAAGACCTTTATTGGTACATGAATTATCATTCAAGCTCCACAG GTGAAGAGTTTGGAGGAGACCCTAAACTGATTCTGAGGGAAGTGAAAGAGAACTTAGCAAAGGACTTCCCTCCGACATTCTTAGAGGTTGTCTGGCATGCTGACCTTTCTTCTATACATTGGGCTCCTTTGATGTATAGGCAGCCATGGGACGTTATATGGGGTCACCTTTCCAAGGGGAACGTAACAGTTGCAGGAGATGCAATGCACCCGATGACACCCGGTCTTGGCCAAGGTGGAGGTTCAGCACTTGAGGATGCAGTTGTTCTTGGTCGACACATTGGGAATTCATTCCTCCAAAATGGACGGCGAATCATGCCGGCAGAGGTAGACAGAACTATAAAAGGGTATGTCAAGGAGAGGAGATGGCGTGCCTCTGGTTTGATCACTGCATCCTATCTTGCAGGCTGGGCACAACATGTGAAGTCAGGATGGTTGACGAAGCTAATTAGGGACATAATTTTCTATAAATTGCTTTACAGTTTTATCTTTGGTTCAACATACTTTGATTGTGGGGAGTTGCCTAGAGTTCCATCTAAGGTTGAATAG